From Rhodohalobacter sp. SW132, the proteins below share one genomic window:
- a CDS encoding electron transfer flavoprotein subunit beta/FixA family protein, which translates to MKFYVCIKQVPDVNAPLQIKDGKLIQDADRSILNAYDASAVEEALVLKEKHDAEVEVVLAGPEKAKETIRKALAMGADKGTHIITNDDSDNDSFTYANMLAAFFKDKEFDYISCGKQSQDTDSGLTGSMLAELLDLPYVTNAVGLTYENGALTVKRQGDTGQEIISLPSPGLVTCSNDMNDPRIPSLKGIMQSKRKPVETIAADDLSLSEGLSAKTKITGFEEKPGREPGKKFEGEPEEIAREVAQLLDSQENLI; encoded by the coding sequence ATGAAATTCTACGTTTGTATAAAACAGGTACCCGATGTTAATGCGCCCCTTCAGATTAAAGACGGCAAACTGATTCAGGATGCAGACCGAAGTATTTTAAACGCATACGATGCATCAGCAGTGGAAGAGGCTCTCGTGCTTAAAGAAAAGCATGACGCAGAAGTTGAAGTAGTTCTTGCCGGCCCGGAAAAAGCGAAAGAGACGATTCGAAAGGCACTCGCCATGGGAGCAGACAAAGGAACCCATATCATAACAAACGACGATTCCGATAACGACTCGTTCACCTATGCTAACATGCTGGCCGCCTTTTTCAAAGATAAAGAGTTTGATTATATCTCCTGCGGAAAGCAGTCACAGGATACTGATTCCGGTCTCACAGGCAGTATGCTCGCCGAACTTCTTGATCTTCCTTATGTCACAAATGCAGTTGGACTAACCTACGAAAATGGTGCTCTAACGGTGAAACGACAAGGGGATACCGGCCAAGAGATCATCTCTCTCCCCTCTCCGGGATTGGTAACCTGCTCCAATGATATGAACGACCCGCGAATTCCGAGTTTGAAAGGAATCATGCAATCCAAAAGAAAGCCGGTGGAAACGATAGCAGCCGACGATCTTAGCCTATCGGAAGGTTTGTCTGCAAAAACAAAAATTACCGGTTTTGAAGAGAAGCCCGGCCGTGAGCCCGGTAA